A genomic window from Tachyglossus aculeatus isolate mTacAcu1 chromosome 9, mTacAcu1.pri, whole genome shotgun sequence includes:
- the SP5 gene encoding transcription factor Sp5, which yields MAAVAVLRNDTLQAFLQDRTPSASPDPVKPSPLALLAATCSRVGQPGAAAPADFLQVPYDPALGSPSRIFHPWTTDMPAQSPGGLPPPGLGLTPQKSHLQPSFGPAHELPLTPPADPTYPYDFSPVKMLPSPMAGCPPNYVPYGGQAALPPGYSNLPPGPQLGPATEDLPWWSMGPGQARFPALQRGLVLGPSELAPYQSQIAALLQHNKAPLAARRCRRCRCPNCQAAGGGAARPDLESGKKRQHVCHIPGCAKVYGKTSHLKAHLRWHTGERPFVCTWLFCGKSFTRSDELQRHLRTHTGEKRFACPDCGKRFMRSDHLAKHVKTHQNKKLKAAEAGVKREDPRDL from the exons ATGGCCGCGGTGGCCGTCCTCCGCAACGACACCCTCCAGGCTTTCCTCCAG GACCGCACCCCCAGCGCCTCTCCGGACCCGGTGAAGCCCTCGCCCCTGGCGCTGCTGGCCGCCACCTGTAGCCGGGTCGGCCAACCGGGGGCCGCGGCCCCTGCGGATTTCCTGCAGGTGCCCTACGACCCGGCCCTCGGCTCGCCCTCCAGGATCTTCCACCCGTGGACCACCGACATGCCGGCTCAGTCGCCCGGGGGGCTCCCACCGCCCGGCCTGGGGTTGACCCCGCAGAAGAGCCACCTGCAGCCGTCCTTCGGGCCGGCCCACGAGCTGCCCCTGACACCACCGGCGGATCCCACCTACCCCTACGACTTCTCTCCGGTCAAGATGCTGCCCTCGCCCATGGCCGGTTGCCCGCCCAACTACGTGCCCTACGGTGGGCAGGCCGCCTTGCCCCCGGGCTACTCCAACCTGCCCCCGGGCCCCCAGCTGGGCCCGGCCACCGAGGACCTGCCCTGGTGGAGCATGGGGCCCGGGCAAGCGCGCTTCCCCGCCCTACAACGCGGCCTGGTGCTGGGCCCCTCGGAGCTGGCACCGTACCAGAGCCAAATCGCCGCCCTGCTGCAGCACAACAAGGCCCCGTTGGCGGCCAGGAGGTGCCGCCGCTGCCGCTGCCCCAACTGCCAGGCGGCGGGCGGCGGAGCCGCCAGGCCCGACCTCGAGTCGGGCAAGAAGAGGCAGCACGTGTGCCACATCCCCGGCTGCGCCAAGGTCTACGGCAAGACTTCGCACCTCAAGGCCCACCTGCGCTGGCACACGGGCGAGCGCCCCTTCGTCTGCACCTGGCTCTTCTGCGGCAAGAGCTTCACCCGCTCCGACGAGCTGCAGCGGCACCTGCGGACCCACACGGGCGAGAAGCGCTTCGCCTGCCCCGACTGCGGCAAGCGCTTCATGCGCAGCGACCACCTGGCCAAGCACGTCAAGACCCACCAGAACAAGAAGCTCAAGGCCGCGGAGGCGGGGGTCAAGCGCGAGGACCCCCGGGACCTGTGA